GAGGACCTAGGTAGGTGGCCCCAGGCTATTACTGCTTTAAAATAGTCTGGAGTTAAAATAATAGAACATTTTATTGTGACAAATTTCCTATGAACTCACCTGATCTcacttgttttcttttctctgagCAGAGTTTCCTGTTTTCAAAGTTGATGTGATTTCCCAGCTGGAACAAGGAGAAAAGCCAGGGGTGCCAGAAGTCCAGGGCTCATATGAAAGAGAGATCTGGAGGGATGCCTGCCCAGGTGAGGAATCATTAAATCAGCTCAAAAGATGAGGGTGCCTGAAGGAAACAGCTGGAATTCCCTCCAAAGACCCTTGTTAGCTCTCTGagttcaggattgttcccaaCAGGAGTCATATCCTCATGCCCGATATTGCTCATGGCTTCCTTCCCATAACAACAGACCCCTGGTAGTAGTTTCCGACTTGACCTCCCACCCCAGATGAGGTGTAGAAACAGATTTTATGCATGCTTCTCTCCTGGGCAGTGAAGAATTTGGTGGGATTCTGATCCTGAATTTTTTCTGACTCTGTAGCATTTATTTTGGTTTGCTCTCCCCTTTTCCATCCCTGTTTCTGAGATTTCTCCCTCTATCCCAGCAGGTGCTGGGATGTTGAATGAGAACGAGGAGCAGAATCCTCAGCAGCAAGATGCTGAGCAAGTGGAACCACATGCAGGATTATCACAAAGATCCGAAGGGAATGTGTCCAGGCGTCATGTGGAGGGAAAAGCCTGTGAGAGCGAGCCCAGGCCAGAAAGCGAGCAGGGAAACAAGACAGGGGAGAAAATGAGTAAATCCATTAATTATCAGGAAACTCAGAAGGAAACCACAGCCCAGAAGCGAATCCTCGCAGGAGAGCGAAACAACACGtgcactgagtgtgggaaaaatttCAGTAGCCGCTCACACTTTAtagaacatcagagaatccacacaggggagagacctTACACGTgttgtgagtgcgggaaaagcttcactcggAGCTCAACCCTCGTTCGGCATGAGAgggtccacacaggagagagaccctatgaatgctgtgactgtgggaaaaccttcagtcAGAGCTCATCCCTTATTGCACATCAGAGGACGCatacgggagagagaccctacgaATGCCGTGAGTGCAGGAAAAGCTTTGCTCGGATCTCAACCCTTGTTACGCATCAGAGCactcacacaggagagagaccctatgaatgctgtgagtgtgggaaaagcttcagtcagagctcaTCCCTTATTGcgcatcagaggatccacacaggagagaggccctacGAGTGCCGTGAGTGCAGGAAAAGCTTCAGTAGCCGCTCAGGGCTTTTCGACCACAAGAGAATCCACATGggggagagaccctatgaatgttgggagtgcgggaaaaccttcactCGGCGCTCACACcttatcacacatcagagaatccacacaggtgagcgcccctatgaatgccgtgagtgCGGGAAAAACTTTTCTCAGGTCTCAGCCCTTATTAGACATcaaagaatccacacaggagagagaccctatgggtgctgtgagtgtgggaaaaacttctCTCAGAGCTCAGCCCttactgcacatcagagaatccacacaggagagatcCCCTAGAGATGCTCCTTGTGGGAAAAGCCTCCGTCAGAGCTCAGCCTTTACTTATCATCAGAGAATACACAAAGGAGATAAACACCATAAAAACCTTATCTAGAGCTGATCAAACAAAATTCCTTAATACTTTTTCTAATTCCCACATAGTGGCCTTTCAGGCTGTTTGAATCATTTACATCACCATGGTCTCTCCAATCTACCTAGTGAGCTGCCTGCTTGGGCCTCTTTTTGCCTCTTGATCTCCCTTCATTTCCTACAAATCCATGACTTTATGTGGAAGTTATGTCCAAGCACAAGATGGTTTGGGGAGGAAATTATTAAAGCGATTCCTCTAATAACACAATGATGGCTTCCTAGCGATACTCTCAGCTGCTCACTTAGTGCTGCAGCAAAGGATCTGCCATTTAAACAGAATGCCAGATGAATTCATCTTTATTGCTTTCAGTTAGACTTTGCATTGAACTTTCTTGGAAAAATGTGACCCGCTTTCTCCTATGAAATTGAGTATATAAAAATATGGACTGTTCTTTTAGTGGAAAACTTTGATATCAACTACATAAGCAAGAGAAGTGCCAAAAGGAGGATAGCTATTTAGCAATTTTGTCATATATTCTCTTGGACTCGGAGGAGGAGGTGTCCCTAGCCAGCAAGCCACAATCTTTAGCCAGGGTCTTGAAATGTTACCCTGGTCCTGAATAAGTAACGTACAATGTAGTATGTTAgcattttattgtaactttgtcagaataaaaagttttaaaaaataaataaaagcgaTATTGAGTCATGTATCTTCCAGTATACAACATGGGTCAGAACCATTATGGATCTGATTGGAGATCAGCCGATACAGTTGTGATGTTGCCCACTCATGCCCAGCTGAGGTTGTCAGTCTGGTTTGAAGAGTTTTAATGGACATGAAAAGCTGTCAGCAACTATGTTGTTCATAGAGTAAATGTAGAGTAAATGAGGTTCATAGAGTAaatgaggtttttaaggcccatcttgacaaaaccctgatttgggatgttttagttggggttggtcctgctttgagcagggggttaaactggatgacttcctgaggtctcttccaatacTAATTTTCCATGATTCTATGTGTTAATGGGCCATGCTTTAAACCAATCAAACCTTGGAAGGGGACACTGAAAATGCATAAGAATTTTTTCTATGTCTGAAGGACAGAGTTCTAGGCTTTACTTTGGAATTCATTCACCATTAGCCATGCACCCTTTCACGTACAAACACGGCCCACTGCTGAGATCTCCCAGGGATTTTAAATTTAACACCCaaggacttgatgacctcttttTATTTCCAAAATTTCAGCTCAGCACCCTTGTCTCCCATGTCCTCTGGTGACCTCAAATGCTGGCCACAATGCAAGCCTATGTGGTCTCTTGTAGTGTATGTGCTTGCTGCAAGGCACAGCCCAATAACTCCATTGGACTCCTGCAACCACTTAAGACTCCACTGGGCCCCTGGACAGCCATCACCTTCAATTTTGTGGTAGAATTATCCAATGGGTTCATGGCCATTCTGACAATAGCGAACCACCGCATAAAGATGGGATAGTTCATCCCATGCACTGGCTTACCATACTCCTAGGAAATTGCCTCGCTCTGGGTGGAATAAGTTGTCCACCTACATGACCTCCCAGAACACATCATCTCCAACCAAGGTGTGCAATTTATCCCACTTTTGGTGAGAAGCAGTCTGGACTTTGGATATCTAATTCTGCCTCTCCTCTGCCTACCACgcttatgatgatgatgatgaatagtCAGGTAGAGAGAACCAACAAGATCCTGGAGCAGTATGTTAGATGCTACATAAACTTCCACCAGCACAACTAGTCCTTGCTGCAACCTCAGGGAGAGCTTGTGGACAGTAATGTAGAACACATTCTACTTGGCAAAGCCCTTTTATTTCAAACAATGAGTTCCACCCTTGGTTCTACCTGGAATTACCTGCAACTTCCCAAAATGCAGCAGCCCTGGACTGGATACAACACAAACATTAAACCTAAGATGACATAAAAGTTCACCTGGAGGAGACCAAAAAGATCTACAAACAATATGCAGCCCATTGAAGAGAAGAGGGCTCTGCCATTATGGTAGGCCAGAAGGAATGTCTCCCCATGAAAAACCTACACAGGAACAGGCCAACTCATAAAGTGGACTACCAGTTCTTTGGGCCCTACCAAGTAAGCTGGCAAATTCACCCAGTCTCCTTTGAATTCAACTTACCCCATTTCCTCTGCATAATCCTAGTTTTCCATTAAAAACTCCTGAAACCCCACTTTAAGGACCTATTGCTTCATCATTCgcaatccccctccccactgcatgTGTTCAAGACCATGATGCATACATTGTTCATGAGCCACTTGATACTAGAATCAGAATTGGAGAGAGATACAGGAAAGTGTGATGGCTGCATTTGAGTTGAGTCCTGCAGCTGGACTGGCTGGCATAAGGTATGCAGCCCTACTGGTTGACCTCTAGGCCCAACTGTGGGTTCCCACCTGCAGTTTTATACTTTGAGCTAAAGTGCTTTAGTGGGGCCATCAGAGAGGGAGACTTACTGCACAGACCAATTTGGCAGGGGTAAAGAGCAGGAATGCAAGACTACACATATTGATGACTTGGGGCTGCTAGAGTTTAGTGGGGGAAAACTTCACTTGTGTGTAGGGCCTCAAAAAGGCCTCAGGGTGCTGGAGGGAAAAGGGAGGACAACGTGTGGGCTAGGGCTCTGGCAAGAAAGATGCAGGCTTCCTGTGGGTTTTCCTGCACTTTTGCATACCTAGCTTCTATTCCACAACAATTTGTTTCACTTCTTCGTAAGTCTGGGCAGCCCAATTGGTTGAACCCAAAACATTAATCTGAAGGTCTGAGATTCAAGCTCTGGGGTTTTTTTCAATGTTCTTTGTGCACAAGAAGCTAAAGAAAATGCCTCAGGGCACTGGAAGGAGGAGCAACCGGTCCTAGGGCTGCAAAAAGAGCGAGAGTAGCAGGTTTCCTTTCTTGTTTCCGGCTCTCTTTTTCTTGACTAGTTTCTCTTCTGCACCAGTTTACTCCACTTCCAGGTTAGCCTGGCTAGCTCAGTGGGTAAAACACCAGGCTTTTAATCTAAGAATCCAGACTTCAAATCCATCATCAGGCAATAATGAGCCTTTCCTGTTATAGCACCCCCCAAAAACTTCAAAAAGCACCTCTTCAACACCTTCCTTGacattcctttttccttttcaggaCTTGACCTTTCCTAGGAAGGGCCCTTTAGTGCCTGGGTCTGAAGGTGGGTTGGGCCTGGTGGGCTTTGAAGCCTTTTATGGtgctacatttttgtttttcaatttccagcaggtggctgagctggagggcagggcaggccagAGGGGAGTGGTGGGGCAACCACAAAGAACGCAACCGACTCTTCTGATCTGTCCATATTTTTTGCAAGCCCACTGGGTGCAGCACCAGGTCTGAGGTGGCTGATGGtggcagaagggagaggagatTAGGAGGGCCCCCCGCTTTCTCTCTTGTGTTCATCCACTCCCACCTTATGTCCTATGGgtttttcagtggaaaagtgCTTGTAGGATGGTTTCAGCCACAATAGAGGCCGCCCTCACAGCATTGGCGGCCAGAGCAGCAAGGCCTGCCTTCGGCTTGATCCATACGGAGGTCAATGTACCTCTGGGTGATACAGGCCAATTTTAGGGATCTTCCTCTGAAGGTGAGCAACTGTCTCCAGAACTTACTGACAGGAGCTTTAAAGTGTTTGCAAATGGCACGGGTGCCCTTCAAGTACCGAGATATACAGTGGCGCCTCTTTCATGGGAAACTCTCATTCCATGCAAATGTGCAAGTCTGGCATGTGCAGAGCAAAGGCGGCCCAGGGGTGCTGTGTCATCTATGGACCATGTTCTGGTGGCCTGGCTTTCTTCTCGGCAGGTGTGGGGACTTCGGGCTCCATGATGGCAGTTGCCAGACTTGGTTGGACAGGATTATTTACAACTGGCCTTAGGCCTGTTCCTGGACAAATGAGGGCAAGCCACAGGGCACCAGCAGAACCCGCTGCAGTTGCAGCAAGGGTGCCCTTGGCAGGGGCCACCGTATAGTGGATGAGTGTCGTGGGATACACTGCACCTAATCAATGCCACAGCATTGTATCACCTTTGGCAGATCCACTGTCAGGAGCATCTTCAGCGACAAAGG
This genomic window from Eretmochelys imbricata isolate rEreImb1 chromosome 28, rEreImb1.hap1, whole genome shotgun sequence contains:
- the LOC144258318 gene encoding uncharacterized protein LOC144258318, which gives rise to MLNENEEQNPQQQDAEQVEPHAGLSQRSEGNVSRRHVEGKACESEPRPESEQGNKTGEKMSKSINYQETQKETTAQKRILAGERNNTCTECGKNFSSRSHFIEHQRIHTGERPYTCCECGKSFTRSSTLVRHERVHTGERPYECCDCGKTFSQSSSLIAHQRTHTGERPYECRECRKSFARISTLVTHQSTHTGERPYECCECGKSFSQSSSLIAHQRIHTGERPYECRECRKSFSSRSGLFDHKRIHMGERPYECWECGKTFTRRSHLITHQRIHTGERPYECRECGKNFSQVSALIRHQRIHTGERPYGCCECGKNFSQSSALTAHQRIHTGEIP